One Pyrus communis chromosome 13, drPyrComm1.1, whole genome shotgun sequence genomic window carries:
- the LOC137713436 gene encoding probable inactive dual specificity protein phosphatase-like At4g18593, which yields MTSEEIEIPSGVEAANPINGGAEETVTPAAFRCKKCRRVVASQDNVLDHKPGEGEQSWRRKPKSGGGDGGSSKSEEEGSKYCSSIFVDEPPMWMKTAVGEGAVEGKLYCGHCKSRLGCFNWAGTQCSCGAWITPAFQLHKSRLDI from the coding sequence ATGACTAGCGAAGAAATTGAAATTCCCTCCGGAGTGGAAGCAGCAAACCCAATTAACGGAGGAGCTGAAGAAACCGTTACACCAGCAGCCTTCCGCTGTAAGAAATGCCGAAGAGTTGTTGCATCGCAGGACAATGTTCTGGATCACAAACCGGGCGAGGGAGAGCAATCGTGGCGGCGCAAACCCAAAAGTGGGGGTGGTGATGGCGGCAGCTCGAAGTCGGAGGAGGAGGGTTCAAAATATTGTTCGTCGATTTTTGTGGACGAGCCTCCAATGTGGATGAAGACGGCGGTCGGAGaaggtgcagtggaggggaaGTTGTACTGCGGACATTGTAAGTCTCGGTTGGGTTGCTTCAATTGGGCAGGCACCCAATGCAGTTGCGGTGCGTGGATCACCCCCGCCTTTCAGCTCCATAAAAGCCGGCTCGACATATGA
- the LOC137712069 gene encoding fatty acyl-CoA reductase 2, chloroplastic-like → MEAVFLNSFSPPSAVAPDKVLRVCDHKRNWCLLRRKKSVVLCQGSSSGNVVKTGGFSSAAVRDAGSLVLTPNDQKSPKESNIAVKDLVPFGGSSSSSLVEMHDGIGIVKFLRGKGFFITGATGFLAKVLIEKILRTAPDVGKIFLLIKARNKEAAMERLKTEIINAELFKCLRQTYGKSYQSFMLSKLVPVVGNVCESDLGIEDDVAGLIAKEVDVIVNSAANTTFHERYDVAIDINTKGPCHLMAFAKKCKKLKLFLQVSTAYVNGQRQGRIMEKPFYIGESIAGESHISETPPGFFSLDVENEIKLALDSKGAYENNEVGQKMKELGLERARKYGWQDTYVFTKAMGEMMIDNMRGDIPVVIIRPSVIESTCKEPFPGWMEGNRMMDPIVLYYGKGQLTGFLVDPNGVLDVVPADMVANAMLAAIANHGMAQKQDINIYQITSSVANPLDFQELSELLYEHYNSSPCKDAKGRPIQVPSMKLFSSMEDFSAHIWRDALQRSGLTALSSSNGKLSQKLEMICRKSVEQAKYLAGIYEPYTFYGGRFDNSNTQRLMERMSEEEKRKFGFDVGSIDWKEYITNVHIPGLKRHVLKGRGGL, encoded by the exons ATGGAAGCTGTGTTCCTCAACTCTTTCTCACCGCCGTCAGCAGTCGCGCCAGATAAAGTCTTGAGAGTGTGTGATCATAAGAGGAATTGGTGCTTGTTGAGGAGAAAAAAGAGTGTGGTGTTGTGCCAAGGGTCAAGTAGTGGCAATGTTGTAAAGACTGGCGGGTTTTCTTCTGCGGCAGTGAGGGATGCCGGAAGCCTGGTTTTGACTCCGAATGATCAGAAGAGCCCGAAAGAGAGCAACATCGCAGTGAAGGATTTGGTGCCTTTTGGTGGCTCATCGTCCTCCTCTTTGGTGGAGATGCATGATGGCATTGGAATTGTAAAATTTCTTAGAGGAAAAGGGTTTTTCATAACTGGTGCAACCGGGTTTCTAGCAAAAG TTCTTATCGAGAAGATATTAAGGACAGCGCCGGATGTGGGGAAGATATTTCTATTGATCAAGGCAAGAAACAAGGAAGCTGCAATGGAAAGATTAAAAACTGAA ATCATAAATGCAGAGCTTTTCAAGTGTCTAAGACAAACTTACGGAAAATCTTATCAATCCTTCATGTTAAGCAAGCTAGTTCCTGTGGTAGGAAATGTGTGTGAATCAGATCTTGGCATAGAAGATGATGTAGCCGGTTTGATTGCGAAAGAAGTTGATGTAATTGTAAATTCTGCAGCCAACACTACATTTCATGAAAG ATATGATGTAGCTATAGATATAAACACAAAAGGACCTTGCCACCTTATGGCCTTCGCAAAGAAGTGCAAGAAACTTAAGCTCTTCCTGCAAGTTTCGACCG cttATGTTAATGGACAAAGGCAAGGGAGAATTATGGAAAAGCCATTTTATATTGGCGAAAGCATAGCGGGCGAAAGTCACATATCTGAAACCCCACCAGGATTTTTTTCCCTTGATGtcgaaaatgaaataaaattggcTTTGGATTCCAAGGGAGCTTATGAAAACAATGAGGTTGGTCAAAAGATGAAAGAGTTGGGTTTAGAAAG GGCACGAAAGTACGGATGGCAAGATACGTACGTGTTCACCAAGGCAATGGGGGAAATGATGATTGATAACATGAGAGGTGACATACCGGTAGTCATAATCCGGCCTAGTGTCATCGAAAGCACTTGCAAAGAGCCATTTCCTGGTTGGATGGAAGGAAATAG GATGATGGATCCAATAGTTTTGTACTATGGAAAAGGGCAGCTCACAGGTTTTCTAGTCGATCCAAATGGAGTACTCGATGTG GTTCCAGCAGACATGGTTGCTAACGCAATGTTGGCGGCGATTGCAAATCATGGAATGGCTCAGAAACAAGACATAAACATCTACCAGATTACTTCGTCAGTTGCAAACCCCTTGGATTTCCAAGAACTGAGCGAACTGCTCTATGAGCATTACAACTCCTCGCCGTGCAAGGACGCGAAAGGCAGGCCAATCCAAGTTCCATCGATGAAACTCTTCAGCTCGATGGAAGATTTCTCTGCTCACATTTGGAGAGATGCCCTCCAACGAAGCGGATTGACAGCGTTGTCTTCCTCGAACGGGAAGCTGTCTCAGAAGCTAGAAATGATTTGCAGAAAATCAGTTGAGCAAGCAAAGTACTTGGCTGGCATTTATGAGCCATATACTTTCTATGGTGGAAG GTTTGACAACAGCAACACTCAGAGACTGATGGAGAGGATGtcagaggaagaaaagaggaaGTTTGGATTTGATGTTGGAAGCATAGATTGGAAGGAGTATATTACAAATGTTCATATTCCAGGTCTTAAGAGGCACGTCTTGAAGGGCAGAGGGGGTTTGTAG
- the LOC137711960 gene encoding lipid phosphate phosphatase delta-like, with the protein MEGIAVWQGATLCGIVSWMIIASYLDVTRKLRSFLQPWVVHHVTAGTPLILQIQNYQHRFLDAFFSALSCVVSVPFYTAFLPLLFWSGHGKLARQMTLLMAFCDYMGNCIKDVVSAPRPRCPPVRRITATKDEEDNALEYGLPSSHTLNTVCLSGFLLHYILSYAQNEDAHVKIAGLALVCLLVGFIGLGRIYLGMHSSIDIISGLAIGLVILWFWLSVHKYVDSFVVSGQNVTSFWAALSLILLFAYPTPEFPTPSFEYHTAFNGVALGIVSGVQQTYHQFHHEAVPRVFTSQLTAPGFIGRMLVGIPTILIVKFCSKALAKWILPVLANTLGIPIRSTTYIASLKGSSDGKKSDGLKQSGYVQKLFIFSSQESFDVDTGIRFLQYAGLAWSVVDLVPSLFSHLRL; encoded by the exons ATGGAAGGCATAGCAGTGTGGCAAGGGGCAACACTGTGCGGGATTGTATCCTGGATGATAATAGCTTCATATCTCGATGTGACCCGAAAGCTTCGATCTTTCCTGCAACCATGGGTGGTCCACCATGTCACCGCCGGCACTCCTCTCATCCTCCAAATCCAG AATTACCAGCATAGATTCTTGGATGCTTTCTTCTCTGCCTTGTCATGTGTTGTTTCTGTGCCATTTTACactgcttttcttcctttgcttTTCTGG AGCGGGCATGGAAAATTGGCTAGACAAATGACTCTGCTGATGGCTTTCTGTGATTATATGGGGAACTGCATAAAG GATGTGGTATCAGCTCCTAGACCTCGTTGCCCACCCGTTAGAAGAATAACCGCTACGAAAGATGAGGAAGATAATGCCTTGGAATATGGATTGCCATCTTCTCACACTCTAAACACAGTTTGCTTATCAGG ATTCCTTTTGCATTACATCCTATCGTATGCTCAGAATGAAGATGCCCATGTTAAAATTGCTGGCTTGGCTCTTGTTTGCTTGCTTGTGGGTTTCATTGGTTTAG GAAGAATTTATCTTGGCATGCACAGTTCTATTGATATCATAAGTGGCCTTGCTATTGGATTGGTGATTCTTTGGTTCTGGCTCAGTGTTCACAAATATGTTGACAGTTTTGTAGTCTCGGGACAAAATG TTACATCCTTTTGGGCTGCCCTAAGCTTGATACTGCTTTTTGCTTATCCAACTCCTGAGTTCCCAACTCCAAGTTTTGAGTACCACACAGCCTTCAACGGTGTTGCGTTAGGAATT GTATCTGGGGTCCAGCAGACGTACCATCAGTTCCACCATGAAGCCGTTCCACGTGTATTTACATCACAATTGACCGCCCCTGGCTTTATCGGAAGAATGCTTGTGGGAATTCCGACCATACTTATCGTGAAGTTCTGTAGCAAAGCTCTTGCCAAATGGATTCTTCCAGTGCTAGCCAACACCCTCGGTATCCCAATAAGATCAACCACTTACATCGCATCGCTAAAGGGATCGAGTGATGGCAAAAAATCAGatggtttgaagcaatcggGTTATGTCCAAAAGCTGTTCATTTTCTCCAGCCAAGAATCGTTCGACGTTGATACAGGTATAAGATTCCTTCAATATGCCGGCCTGGCATGGTCCGTTGTCGATCTTgttccttcccttttctctcatCTAAGATTGTAG
- the LOC137711961 gene encoding serine/threonine-protein phosphatase PP2A catalytic subunit-like, translating to MGVNSVSSDTNSDLNEQIEQLMQCKPLSEQQVRMLCEKAKEILMGESNVQPVKSPVTICGDIHGQFHDLAELFRIGGKCPDTNYLFMGDYVDRGYYSVETVTLLVALKVHYPQRITILRGNHESRQITQVYGFYDECLRKYGNANVWKIFTDLFDYFPLTALVESEIFCLHGGLSPSIENLDNIRNFDRVQEVPHEGPMCDLLWSDPDDRCGWGISPRGAGYTFGQDISEQFNHTNSLKLIARAHQLVMDGFNWAHEQKVVTIFSAPNYCYRCGNMASVLEVDDCRGHTFIQFEPAPRRGEPDVTRRTPDYFL from the exons ATGGGCGTGAATTCGGTATCGTCGGACACGAACAGCGATCTCAACGAGCAGATCGAGCAACTCATGCAGTGCAAGCCACTCTCGGAGCAACAG GTGAGAATGTTATGCGAGAAAGCAAAGGAAATTCTAATGGGAGAAAGCAATGTTCAG CCTGTGAAAAGCCCAGTGACAATTTGTGGAGATATTCATGGGCAGTTTCACGACCTTGCAGAGCTTTTCCGAATTGGAGGGAAG TGTCCTGATACCAATTACTTGTTTATGGGAGATTATGTGGACCGTGGCTATTATTCTGTTGAAACCGTGACG CTCTTAGTGGCTCTGAAAGTGCATTATCCTCAGCGAATCACTATTCTCAGAGGAAACCATGAAAGTCGCCAG attACTCAGGTTTATGGGTTTTATGATGAATGTCTCCGAAA GTATGGCAATGCCAATGTTTGGAAGATCTTCACTGACCTTTTTGACTACTTTCCACTGACAGCATTG GTCGAGTCAGAAATATTTTGCCTGCATGGTGGATTGTCCCCTTCAATTGAAAACCTTGATAACATAAGGAATTTTGATCGTGTTCAAGAGGTTCCACATGAAGGGCCGATGTGTGATCTGTTATGGTCCGACCCAGATGACCGATGTGGTTGGGGTATTTCGCCTCGTGGTGCAGGATATACTTTTGGCCAG GATATATCTGAACAGTTTAATCATACAAACAGTTTAAAGTTGATTGCAAGAGCTCATCAGTTGGTCATGGATGGATTCAACTGGgcacat GAACAAAAGGTGGTTACTATATTTAGTGCACCTAATTATTGCTATCGCTGCGGGAACATGGCTTCTGTTTTAGAAGTCGATGACTGCAGGGGCCATACCTTCATTCAG TTTGAGCCAGCTCCGAGGAGAGGAGAGCCAGATGTTACCCGTAGAACACCCGATTACTTTCTTTGA